The Salvia splendens isolate huo1 chromosome 21, SspV2, whole genome shotgun sequence genome includes a window with the following:
- the LOC121785573 gene encoding G-type lectin S-receptor-like serine/threonine-protein kinase At4g27290 isoform X2, which produces MDEFHKHSSPFLLVVYLLLIRSLFSTATDTITTSARIRDGETLVSSNGVFELGFFNLTNSPNRYVGIWYSNITVPTYVWVANRESPLTDRNGALTVTAPGVLAILNRTNGTVWSSAFTEATTQSPNPIARLLDSGNLIVKDAGDDDNFLWQSFDYPCDTLLAGIRLGWNYVTGVETYISSWKSDGDPSKGEYSSHVDPTGYPQMVLKKGSAFQYRIGPWNGLRWSGAPDTSNDPTYSVSLQMTRDEVRYTEGRVGDSVLSISRLNPNGEGVRSTWNDRTNSWTTYTNVPADNCDSYGLCGPHGSCNAGTSPSCGCLDRFVARDPESWGRADWSDGCVRRIALSCGTDKFLKYSAIKLPDARNTTYNVERRSLAECQLDCARDCSCVAYAQLNISGAGSGCLFYHGDLIDIRVMASAGQDLYIRMAAAEPGDVSSTNRNGGNRGRKRTIVIASATSVAVMVFMCLLFVYVYGRRRKNDTSMNDEGLFSATHVKEAELPFFSLPTILKATDNFSNKNKLGEGGFGPVYRGLLEDGQEIAVKRLSKTSRQGVNELRNEVMLIAKLQHRNLVRTLGFCAQGEEHMLIYEYMPNHSLDLMLFGDTFFQTLNLNSLWISSNRLYFWTDQEKSRLLDWQKRFDIINGIAKGLLYLHQDSRLRIIHRDLKASNILLDADMIPKISDFGLARSFGGNQTEAQTRRVVGTYGYMSPEYAIDGLFSVKSDVFSFGVLVLEIVSGNRNRGFLLKDHNLNLLGHAWRLYMEDSSRKLLDPCLDEAFNWGQVERAIHVGLLCVQNSPDDRPSMSSVVFMLGNEVALPQAKQPGFFTERDISIDHSSSSSNPTVTHNEITITWTQGR; this is translated from the exons ATGGATGAATTCCATAAGCATTCATCACCATTTTTACTCGTCGTCTATCTCCTGCTAATCCGCTCCCTGTTTTCCACTGCAACCGACACCATAACCACCTCTGCAAGAATCAGAGATGGAGAAACACTCGTTTCTTCAAACGGAGTCTTCGAGCTCGGTTTCTTCAACCTCACCAATTCCCCCAATCGCTATGTCGGAATCTGGTACAGCAACATAACCGTTCCTACTTATGTGTGGGTCGCAAACAGAGAGTCTCCGCTCACAGACAGAAACGGCGCGTTAACGGTAACGGCGCCTGGCGTCCTTGCTATTCTTAACAGAACTAACGGCACCGTCTGGTCGTCCGCGTTTACTGAAGCCACGACTCAATCCCCAAACCCAATCGCTCGATTGCTCGACTCCGGGAATCTGATCGTCAAAGATGCAGGCGATGATGATAACTTCCTCTGGCAGAGCTTCGATTACCCCTGCGACACGTTGCTGGCCGGAATCAGGCTGGGGTGGAACTACGTCACCGGCGTGGAGACCTACATTTCGTCGTGGAAAAGCGACGGCGATCCGTCGAAAGGCGAGTATTCGTCGCACGTTGACCCCACCGGATACCCGCAGATGGTGCTGAAGAAGGGATCAGCCTTTCAGTACAGGATCGGGCCGTGGAACGGGCTCCGGTGGAGCGGGGCCCCCGACACGAGCAACGACCCGACCTACAGCGTCTCGCTGCAGATGACGCGAGACGAGGTGCGCTACACGGAGGGCAGGGTCGGGGACTCTGTTTTGTCGATATCGAGGCTGAATCCCAACGGGGAAGGAGTTCGCTCCACGTGGAACGATCGGACAAATTCGTGGACTACTTACACGAACGTGCCGGCTGACAACTGCGACAGCTACGGGCTGTGCGGACCCCACGGCAGCTGCAATGCGGGGACGTCCCCATCGTGCGGGTGCCTCGACAGGTTCGTGGCGAGGGATCCGGAGAGCTGGGGGCGGGCGGACTGGTCGGATGGGTGCGTGAGGAGGATTGCGTTGAGCTGTGGTACGGATAAGTTTTTGAAGTACTCTGCCATCAAACTGCCTGATGCTCGGAACACTACCTACAATGTGGAGAGGAGGAGCCTTGCGGAGTGCCAATTGGATTGCGCGAGGGACTGTTCGTGTGTGGCGTATGCGCAGCTCAACATCAGTGGCGCCGGGAGTGGATGCTTGTTCTACCATGGCGACTTGATCGATATCAGGGTGATGGCTTCGGCAGGCCAGGATCTTTATATCAGAATGGCTGCGGCTGAGCCTGGTG ATGTGTCGAGCACGAACAGGAATGGTGGAAATAGAGGGAGAAAAAGAACTATAGTTATAGCAAGTGCTACGTCGGTAGCGGTGATGGTTTTCATGTGCCTACTCTTCGTTTATGTTTATGGCCGGAGGAGAAAGAACGATACGAGTATGAATGATGAAG GGCTGTTTAGTGCAACTCATGTGAAAGAAGCAGAGCTGCCATTCTTTAGCTTGCCTACAATTTTGAAAGCTACTGATAATTTTTCAAACAAGAACAAGCTTGGTGAAGGTGGATTTGGACCAGTCTACAGA GGCTTGCTGGAAGACGGGCAAGAAATTGCTGTGAAACGCTTGTCAAAGACGTCGAGGCAAGGAGTGAACGAGCTGAGAAACGAAGTGATGCTGATAGCCAAACTTCAGCATCGTAATCTAGTGAGGACTCTGGGATTTTGCGCTCAAGGAGAGGAGCACATGTTGATCTACGAATACATGCCTAATCATAGCCTCGACTTAATGTTATTTGGTGATACCTTTTTCCAAACTCTAAATTTAAACTCACTTTGGATCTCGTCTAATCGTCTATATTTTTGGACAGACCAAGAAAAGAGTAGGCTCCTTGACTGGCAAAAGCGCTTCGATATCATCAACGGAATTGCGAAAGGGCTACTCTATCTTCATCAAGATTCGAGGCTGAGAATCATCCACCGCGACCTCAAAGCTAGCAACATATTGCTGGATGCTGATATGATTCCCAAGATATCCGACTTTGGATTAGCTAGGAGCTTCGGAGGAAACCAAACAGAAGCTCAGACGCGCAGAGTTGTTGGGACATA CGGCTACATGTCTCCAGAATACGCTATAGATGGGTTGTTTTCAGTCAAATCTGACGTTTTCAGTTTTGGTGTTCTCGTGCTGGAGATCGTTAGCGGCAACAGAAACAGAGGATTCCTCCTTAAAGACCACAATCTCAATCTTCTCGGACAT GCGTGGAGGCTTTACATGGAAGATAGTTCGAGAAAGCTACTCGATCCTTGTCTGGATGAGGCGTTCAACTGGGGACAAGTGGAACGTGCCATCCACGTGGGGCTGCTGTGCGTGCAGAATAGCCCAGACGACAGGCCAAGCATGTCGTCTGTGGTGTTCATGCTGGGGAATGAAGTGGCGCTACCGCAGGCGAAGCAGCCGGGTTTCTTCACGGAGAGAGACATTTCTATTGATCACAGCTCTAGCAGCTCTAATCCCACAGTTACGCATAATGAGATTACAATCACTTGGACACAAGGTAGATAG
- the LOC121785573 gene encoding G-type lectin S-receptor-like serine/threonine-protein kinase At4g27290 isoform X3, translated as MDEFHKHSSPFLLVVYLLLIRSLFSTATDTITTSARIRDGETLVSSNGVFELGFFNLTNSPNRYVGIWYSNITVPTYVWVANRESPLTDRNGALTVTAPGVLAILNRTNGTVWSSAFTEATTQSPNPIARLLDSGNLIVKDAGDDDNFLWQSFDYPCDTLLAGIRLGWNYVTGVETYISSWKSDGDPSKGEYSSHVDPTGYPQMVLKKGSAFQYRIGPWNGLRWSGAPDTSNDPTYSVSLQMTRDEVRYTEGRVGDSVLSISRLNPNGEGVRSTWNDRTNSWTTYTNVPADNCDSYGLCGPHGSCNAGTSPSCGCLDRFVARDPESWGRADWSDGCVRRIALSCGTDKFLKYSAIKLPDARNTTYNVERRSLAECQLDCARDCSCVAYAQLNISGAGSGCLFYHGDLIDIRVMASAGQDLYIRMAAAEPGDVSSTNRNGGNRGRKRTIVIASATSVAVMVFMCLLFVYVYGRRRKNDTSMNDEVVGLFSATHVKEAELPFFSLPTILKATDNFSNKNKLGEGGFGPVYRGLLEDGQEIAVKRLSKTSRQGVNELRNEVMLIAKLQHRNLVRTLGFCAQGEEHMLIYEYMPNHSLDLMLFDQEKSRLLDWQKRFDIINGIAKGLLYLHQDSRLRIIHRDLKASNILLDADMIPKISDFGLARSFGGNQTEAQTRRVVGTYGYMSPEYAIDGLFSVKSDVFSFGVLVLEIVSGNRNRGFLLKDHNLNLLGHAWRLYMEDSSRKLLDPCLDEAFNWGQVERAIHVGLLCVQNSPDDRPSMSSVVFMLGNEVALPQAKQPGFFTERDISIDHSSSSSNPTVTHNEITITWTQGR; from the exons ATGGATGAATTCCATAAGCATTCATCACCATTTTTACTCGTCGTCTATCTCCTGCTAATCCGCTCCCTGTTTTCCACTGCAACCGACACCATAACCACCTCTGCAAGAATCAGAGATGGAGAAACACTCGTTTCTTCAAACGGAGTCTTCGAGCTCGGTTTCTTCAACCTCACCAATTCCCCCAATCGCTATGTCGGAATCTGGTACAGCAACATAACCGTTCCTACTTATGTGTGGGTCGCAAACAGAGAGTCTCCGCTCACAGACAGAAACGGCGCGTTAACGGTAACGGCGCCTGGCGTCCTTGCTATTCTTAACAGAACTAACGGCACCGTCTGGTCGTCCGCGTTTACTGAAGCCACGACTCAATCCCCAAACCCAATCGCTCGATTGCTCGACTCCGGGAATCTGATCGTCAAAGATGCAGGCGATGATGATAACTTCCTCTGGCAGAGCTTCGATTACCCCTGCGACACGTTGCTGGCCGGAATCAGGCTGGGGTGGAACTACGTCACCGGCGTGGAGACCTACATTTCGTCGTGGAAAAGCGACGGCGATCCGTCGAAAGGCGAGTATTCGTCGCACGTTGACCCCACCGGATACCCGCAGATGGTGCTGAAGAAGGGATCAGCCTTTCAGTACAGGATCGGGCCGTGGAACGGGCTCCGGTGGAGCGGGGCCCCCGACACGAGCAACGACCCGACCTACAGCGTCTCGCTGCAGATGACGCGAGACGAGGTGCGCTACACGGAGGGCAGGGTCGGGGACTCTGTTTTGTCGATATCGAGGCTGAATCCCAACGGGGAAGGAGTTCGCTCCACGTGGAACGATCGGACAAATTCGTGGACTACTTACACGAACGTGCCGGCTGACAACTGCGACAGCTACGGGCTGTGCGGACCCCACGGCAGCTGCAATGCGGGGACGTCCCCATCGTGCGGGTGCCTCGACAGGTTCGTGGCGAGGGATCCGGAGAGCTGGGGGCGGGCGGACTGGTCGGATGGGTGCGTGAGGAGGATTGCGTTGAGCTGTGGTACGGATAAGTTTTTGAAGTACTCTGCCATCAAACTGCCTGATGCTCGGAACACTACCTACAATGTGGAGAGGAGGAGCCTTGCGGAGTGCCAATTGGATTGCGCGAGGGACTGTTCGTGTGTGGCGTATGCGCAGCTCAACATCAGTGGCGCCGGGAGTGGATGCTTGTTCTACCATGGCGACTTGATCGATATCAGGGTGATGGCTTCGGCAGGCCAGGATCTTTATATCAGAATGGCTGCGGCTGAGCCTGGTG ATGTGTCGAGCACGAACAGGAATGGTGGAAATAGAGGGAGAAAAAGAACTATAGTTATAGCAAGTGCTACGTCGGTAGCGGTGATGGTTTTCATGTGCCTACTCTTCGTTTATGTTTATGGCCGGAGGAGAAAGAACGATACGAGTATGAATGATGAAG TTGTAGGGCTGTTTAGTGCAACTCATGTGAAAGAAGCAGAGCTGCCATTCTTTAGCTTGCCTACAATTTTGAAAGCTACTGATAATTTTTCAAACAAGAACAAGCTTGGTGAAGGTGGATTTGGACCAGTCTACAGA GGCTTGCTGGAAGACGGGCAAGAAATTGCTGTGAAACGCTTGTCAAAGACGTCGAGGCAAGGAGTGAACGAGCTGAGAAACGAAGTGATGCTGATAGCCAAACTTCAGCATCGTAATCTAGTGAGGACTCTGGGATTTTGCGCTCAAGGAGAGGAGCACATGTTGATCTACGAATACATGCCTAATCATAGCCTCGACTTAATGTTATTTG ACCAAGAAAAGAGTAGGCTCCTTGACTGGCAAAAGCGCTTCGATATCATCAACGGAATTGCGAAAGGGCTACTCTATCTTCATCAAGATTCGAGGCTGAGAATCATCCACCGCGACCTCAAAGCTAGCAACATATTGCTGGATGCTGATATGATTCCCAAGATATCCGACTTTGGATTAGCTAGGAGCTTCGGAGGAAACCAAACAGAAGCTCAGACGCGCAGAGTTGTTGGGACATA CGGCTACATGTCTCCAGAATACGCTATAGATGGGTTGTTTTCAGTCAAATCTGACGTTTTCAGTTTTGGTGTTCTCGTGCTGGAGATCGTTAGCGGCAACAGAAACAGAGGATTCCTCCTTAAAGACCACAATCTCAATCTTCTCGGACAT GCGTGGAGGCTTTACATGGAAGATAGTTCGAGAAAGCTACTCGATCCTTGTCTGGATGAGGCGTTCAACTGGGGACAAGTGGAACGTGCCATCCACGTGGGGCTGCTGTGCGTGCAGAATAGCCCAGACGACAGGCCAAGCATGTCGTCTGTGGTGTTCATGCTGGGGAATGAAGTGGCGCTACCGCAGGCGAAGCAGCCGGGTTTCTTCACGGAGAGAGACATTTCTATTGATCACAGCTCTAGCAGCTCTAATCCCACAGTTACGCATAATGAGATTACAATCACTTGGACACAAGGTAGATAG
- the LOC121785573 gene encoding G-type lectin S-receptor-like serine/threonine-protein kinase At4g27290 isoform X1 — MDEFHKHSSPFLLVVYLLLIRSLFSTATDTITTSARIRDGETLVSSNGVFELGFFNLTNSPNRYVGIWYSNITVPTYVWVANRESPLTDRNGALTVTAPGVLAILNRTNGTVWSSAFTEATTQSPNPIARLLDSGNLIVKDAGDDDNFLWQSFDYPCDTLLAGIRLGWNYVTGVETYISSWKSDGDPSKGEYSSHVDPTGYPQMVLKKGSAFQYRIGPWNGLRWSGAPDTSNDPTYSVSLQMTRDEVRYTEGRVGDSVLSISRLNPNGEGVRSTWNDRTNSWTTYTNVPADNCDSYGLCGPHGSCNAGTSPSCGCLDRFVARDPESWGRADWSDGCVRRIALSCGTDKFLKYSAIKLPDARNTTYNVERRSLAECQLDCARDCSCVAYAQLNISGAGSGCLFYHGDLIDIRVMASAGQDLYIRMAAAEPGDVSSTNRNGGNRGRKRTIVIASATSVAVMVFMCLLFVYVYGRRRKNDTSMNDEVVGLFSATHVKEAELPFFSLPTILKATDNFSNKNKLGEGGFGPVYRGLLEDGQEIAVKRLSKTSRQGVNELRNEVMLIAKLQHRNLVRTLGFCAQGEEHMLIYEYMPNHSLDLMLFGDTFFQTLNLNSLWISSNRLYFWTDQEKSRLLDWQKRFDIINGIAKGLLYLHQDSRLRIIHRDLKASNILLDADMIPKISDFGLARSFGGNQTEAQTRRVVGTYGYMSPEYAIDGLFSVKSDVFSFGVLVLEIVSGNRNRGFLLKDHNLNLLGHAWRLYMEDSSRKLLDPCLDEAFNWGQVERAIHVGLLCVQNSPDDRPSMSSVVFMLGNEVALPQAKQPGFFTERDISIDHSSSSSNPTVTHNEITITWTQGR, encoded by the exons ATGGATGAATTCCATAAGCATTCATCACCATTTTTACTCGTCGTCTATCTCCTGCTAATCCGCTCCCTGTTTTCCACTGCAACCGACACCATAACCACCTCTGCAAGAATCAGAGATGGAGAAACACTCGTTTCTTCAAACGGAGTCTTCGAGCTCGGTTTCTTCAACCTCACCAATTCCCCCAATCGCTATGTCGGAATCTGGTACAGCAACATAACCGTTCCTACTTATGTGTGGGTCGCAAACAGAGAGTCTCCGCTCACAGACAGAAACGGCGCGTTAACGGTAACGGCGCCTGGCGTCCTTGCTATTCTTAACAGAACTAACGGCACCGTCTGGTCGTCCGCGTTTACTGAAGCCACGACTCAATCCCCAAACCCAATCGCTCGATTGCTCGACTCCGGGAATCTGATCGTCAAAGATGCAGGCGATGATGATAACTTCCTCTGGCAGAGCTTCGATTACCCCTGCGACACGTTGCTGGCCGGAATCAGGCTGGGGTGGAACTACGTCACCGGCGTGGAGACCTACATTTCGTCGTGGAAAAGCGACGGCGATCCGTCGAAAGGCGAGTATTCGTCGCACGTTGACCCCACCGGATACCCGCAGATGGTGCTGAAGAAGGGATCAGCCTTTCAGTACAGGATCGGGCCGTGGAACGGGCTCCGGTGGAGCGGGGCCCCCGACACGAGCAACGACCCGACCTACAGCGTCTCGCTGCAGATGACGCGAGACGAGGTGCGCTACACGGAGGGCAGGGTCGGGGACTCTGTTTTGTCGATATCGAGGCTGAATCCCAACGGGGAAGGAGTTCGCTCCACGTGGAACGATCGGACAAATTCGTGGACTACTTACACGAACGTGCCGGCTGACAACTGCGACAGCTACGGGCTGTGCGGACCCCACGGCAGCTGCAATGCGGGGACGTCCCCATCGTGCGGGTGCCTCGACAGGTTCGTGGCGAGGGATCCGGAGAGCTGGGGGCGGGCGGACTGGTCGGATGGGTGCGTGAGGAGGATTGCGTTGAGCTGTGGTACGGATAAGTTTTTGAAGTACTCTGCCATCAAACTGCCTGATGCTCGGAACACTACCTACAATGTGGAGAGGAGGAGCCTTGCGGAGTGCCAATTGGATTGCGCGAGGGACTGTTCGTGTGTGGCGTATGCGCAGCTCAACATCAGTGGCGCCGGGAGTGGATGCTTGTTCTACCATGGCGACTTGATCGATATCAGGGTGATGGCTTCGGCAGGCCAGGATCTTTATATCAGAATGGCTGCGGCTGAGCCTGGTG ATGTGTCGAGCACGAACAGGAATGGTGGAAATAGAGGGAGAAAAAGAACTATAGTTATAGCAAGTGCTACGTCGGTAGCGGTGATGGTTTTCATGTGCCTACTCTTCGTTTATGTTTATGGCCGGAGGAGAAAGAACGATACGAGTATGAATGATGAAG TTGTAGGGCTGTTTAGTGCAACTCATGTGAAAGAAGCAGAGCTGCCATTCTTTAGCTTGCCTACAATTTTGAAAGCTACTGATAATTTTTCAAACAAGAACAAGCTTGGTGAAGGTGGATTTGGACCAGTCTACAGA GGCTTGCTGGAAGACGGGCAAGAAATTGCTGTGAAACGCTTGTCAAAGACGTCGAGGCAAGGAGTGAACGAGCTGAGAAACGAAGTGATGCTGATAGCCAAACTTCAGCATCGTAATCTAGTGAGGACTCTGGGATTTTGCGCTCAAGGAGAGGAGCACATGTTGATCTACGAATACATGCCTAATCATAGCCTCGACTTAATGTTATTTGGTGATACCTTTTTCCAAACTCTAAATTTAAACTCACTTTGGATCTCGTCTAATCGTCTATATTTTTGGACAGACCAAGAAAAGAGTAGGCTCCTTGACTGGCAAAAGCGCTTCGATATCATCAACGGAATTGCGAAAGGGCTACTCTATCTTCATCAAGATTCGAGGCTGAGAATCATCCACCGCGACCTCAAAGCTAGCAACATATTGCTGGATGCTGATATGATTCCCAAGATATCCGACTTTGGATTAGCTAGGAGCTTCGGAGGAAACCAAACAGAAGCTCAGACGCGCAGAGTTGTTGGGACATA CGGCTACATGTCTCCAGAATACGCTATAGATGGGTTGTTTTCAGTCAAATCTGACGTTTTCAGTTTTGGTGTTCTCGTGCTGGAGATCGTTAGCGGCAACAGAAACAGAGGATTCCTCCTTAAAGACCACAATCTCAATCTTCTCGGACAT GCGTGGAGGCTTTACATGGAAGATAGTTCGAGAAAGCTACTCGATCCTTGTCTGGATGAGGCGTTCAACTGGGGACAAGTGGAACGTGCCATCCACGTGGGGCTGCTGTGCGTGCAGAATAGCCCAGACGACAGGCCAAGCATGTCGTCTGTGGTGTTCATGCTGGGGAATGAAGTGGCGCTACCGCAGGCGAAGCAGCCGGGTTTCTTCACGGAGAGAGACATTTCTATTGATCACAGCTCTAGCAGCTCTAATCCCACAGTTACGCATAATGAGATTACAATCACTTGGACACAAGGTAGATAG